A genomic region of Equus caballus isolate H_3958 breed thoroughbred chromosome 1, TB-T2T, whole genome shotgun sequence contains the following coding sequences:
- the LOC138915030 gene encoding endophilin-A3 isoform X2 produces MSMAGLKKQFHKASQLFSEKISGVEGTKLDDEFLDMERKIDVTNKAVAEILSKATEYLQPNPAYRAKLGMLNTVSKIRGQVKTTGYPQTEGLLGDCMLKYGKELGEASTFGSALIEVGESMKLMAEVKDSLDINVKQTFIDPLQLLQDKDLKEIGHHLKKLEGRRLDYDYKKKRVGKIPDEEVRQAVEKFEESKELAERSMFNFLENDVASSSPNPNPTSGEVLCTPGLLQRCAPAGAGRGRLTVDRQFVLRPWHLRFCRRMENACPVALCSFPKTVNSCP; encoded by the exons CTATTTAGTGAAAAAATAAGTGGCGTTGAAGGAACGAAACTAGATGACGAATTTCTTGACATGGAAAGG aaaatagatgTTACCAATAAAGCTGTTGCAGAAATTCTTTCCAAAGCCACAGAATATCTTCAGCCAAATCCAG CATACAGAGCTAAGCTAGGAATGCTGAACACTGTATCGAAGATCCGAGGCCAGGTGAAAACCACCGGGTACCCTCAGACGGAAGGCTTGCTGGGCGACTGCATGCTGAAATACGGGAAGGAGCTCGGGGAAGCCTCTACCTTCG GCAGTGCACTGATAGAAGTTGGTGAATCCATGAAGCTAATGGCTGAGGTGAAGGACTCTCTGGATATTAACGTAAAGCAAACGTTTATTGATCCACTTCAGTTGCTACAAGACAAAGATTTAAAAGAGATTGGG CACCACCTCAAGAAGCTGGAAGGCCGCCGCCTGGATTACGATTATAAAAAGAAGCGAGTAGGTAAGATACCAGACGAAGAAGTCAGACAAGCGGTAGAAAAATTTGAAGAGTCAAAGGAGTTGGCTGAAAGaagcatgtttaattttttagaaaatgat GTAGCTTCATCAAGTCCCAATCCAAACCCCACATCCGGGGAAGTCCTGTGTACCCCGGGGTTGCTTCAGAGGTGTGCTCCAGCCGGCGCAGGGAGGGGACGTCTCACTGTGGACCGGCAATTTGTGTTGAGGCCGTGGCATTTGCGGTTTTGCAGGAGGATGGAAAACGCGTGTCCCGTGGCACTTTGCAGTTTTCCTAAGACTGTGAACAGCTGTCCGTGA